GTAAAGGTTATCCAATTTGTAATGCGCAGCCGAAAGAAAAGCTTCCCAGTTGGAGCCTTCGGGCAACTCACCATCACCCAAGAGCGTAAAGACGCGATGCGATTTACCGTCTAATTTAGCAGCAATAGCCTCACCAACACAAATAGGCAGCCCATGGCCAAGAGCACCCGTGTTTTGCTCTACACCGTTCACCTTTTTCGTAGGGTGACCAATATAATGCGATTGGTACTGGCACAGGGTTTCTAAATCGGACATCGGGAAAAACCCCCTATCTGCCAAGGTGACAAAAAGCGCTTCAACACAGTGTCCTTTACTTTGAATGTACCTATCCCTATCTGGATTTTTAAAGTCGTTCGGATCAATATTCAAAACACGGTTATAAAGCACGTTCAATGTATCAACACACGACAAGCTTCCTCCTGTATGTCCCGCCTTGGCATTATAAATATATTTTAAAAGGCTTTTCCGAAGAAAAACCGATTTTAACTGTAATTCTTTATCTGTCATTGTTAAAATGATTAATCGTTATCCTTTATGGTTGTATATTTCCCAACCCATATAGTTACCTAGCGCCTCCTCAAGAATAGCTCCTGTTTTTGAAGCATTCATTACCACATGGTGTTCAAAACCGTTTCGGCAAACATGGTTCATCAAACCTTGTAAATCTCCTATTTGCGCAACCGCTCGGTTACCAAAAGTGTTTAAAGGGTCATCGGTCAATTCACCTTCTCCAAAATAAGCTTTAATAATACCTTTGGGGTCATCGGTACTTATTCTTCCATAGGTCAAAGGCATGGCAGGAGTTCGTCCGTCCAACGCTCCGTAAGTGTTTTCAACACCTACCGAGGTTCCTAAAATGGGCGCATTACTTATCTCGATATCCGGCAAGAATGATTTTGCCCAGTTTCCGCAATGGAAAAGCACACATTTTTCTGGGTCGTTAGCGTAGTTGTTGTTCCAGTCTACCAAGGCACTTGGTGAACCCGAAGCCAATTGCATGGCGTACATACTCAAAGTACCTGTTACGTCAACCTCACAAGCCGATGGCAACATGTTTTCAGACATGATACTCATGCTGGTACACACGTTGCATCCATAATTTTGCTGTAACGACGTCCAACATTGAATTGCTGTGGCATCCAATTGATATTCCTCAACATACTCTTTTAAAACCACATCCAGTTTTGCCATTTGAATCATTGCAGCATCTGGCGTTTTACCCTTTGGCGCATAAGCATTTATGGATTCGATATGTTGTTTTACCGAGGCATCGTCTTTTGAAAGCTTTTCTGCCTTTCCAAGAATTTCAGATAAATCAGCAGTTACTACAGTAATGCCATTTCTTTGTAATATTTTTTCTGAAAAACGTACCGTATTAAATGCGCCTGGACGTGCCCCGATAGCTCCAATTCTAATATTTTTCAATCCTTTTACAACGCGGCAAACAGCTAAAAAGTCTTTTAAATTTTTTTGAAATGCTTCCTCTGAAGGAAATGACACATGCTGACTTGTTAATGAATATTTTATCCCGTATTGATACAAGTTATTGCAAACTGAAATTTTACCACACCATGAATCGCGACGGTTAGCCACATTCATTTTAGACAATTCGTCTGGGTAGGCCTGAATTAAAACAGGCACGTTTAAATTAGCCAATTTTAAAGTATCGGCCACACCTCTTTCATCTCCAAAGTTGGGCAATAACACTAAAACACCTGCCAATTCTTCGCTGTGTTTTTTAAACAGTTCGGCACACTTTTGAGAATCCTTGTACGTTTCAACACCACCCAACTTTGTATCTGTCGTTTCCAACAAAATGGGATTAATGTTCAATTTTCCAAAAACTTCGATAATTTCTGTTCTGGCTTTTTCAACTAAACTATCTGGGAAAAAATCGCGATTTCCGATTATTACTCCAATGCTTAATGCTTCTTTTGGCATGTTATTTATTTTAGTTTATTTATATTTTTTTATATTTCGTTAAAATTAGTAAACAAATAATCATCTGCATTTACTTTTAAACGCTGGTCGATTATATAAAGTAGTTCTTCATTAAGCTATAACCACTTCAATTTCATGTCTTTTAAATACGTTTTTATCTTCTACCTTTATGGTGAAATCTGTGATAAGATAATCAATTAGCGACAAGGCACCAAGACTGGCCAAAGCTGTTTTGCCTATTTTGGTACTGTCTGCAACCAAATACGTTATTTCTGCAGCATCAATCATTGCTTTCTTTACCACCAAATCGCTGATACTGGGGTAGGTTAACCCTGATTTGAGCGATATTCCGGCAGTGGCTAAAAACAACTTCTGAACATTTAACCCCTCAAAAAAATCGGCTGCTTTTTGCCCTGTTAGTGATAAGGTTGGCGGCTTAAATTCACCGCCAGTCATTATAACATCAATGCCCGGTTCTGTACCCAACATCAATGCAATATTTAAGGCATTGGTTATCACGGTTAAGTTAGTATACCCCTTTAACTTTTTTGCTATTTCTGTTGTAGTACTTCCTGAATCTAAAATAATGGTATCGCCACTTTCAATAAAATCCAAACACTTTAAAGCTATGGCTTCTTTGAGCTCTAAATTCTCTTGATTAACTAATGAAAAGTTCTTTACACTATCTTCAATATCCTTTAGAAACGCCCCTCCATGCTCTCTGATTATCAAACCTTTAGATTCTAGTTTCTCTAAATCTTGCCTAATAGTCACTTCTGTAACCTTGAATAACTTGGCTAAATCCACAACTTTTGCAGAACCATCTTCGTTCAGTAGTTCAATTATTTTTTCTCTTCTTTTATTAGGTAACAAAGCCATAATACAAATAAACGAAAATAATCGAAAATAAAAACAACTTTAACGTACACTATTTAAATATAATTCTAGCATAGTATACCCATCCTTGCCTGTATAGTTTCTATCCTCGGCATGATTTGGGTCGAGCCCGTTTTTGTTTTCCCACATGTCAGGCATGCCGTCATGGTCGGAATCTTTTGGGGCCGGTTCACTTTTTAACTCTGGCCAGCCTCCTACATCCTCTTGCGAATCAATGATTCCTGTCTTTTCGGAAGTGTTAACAGCTTCAACAATATTTTTATATCCCTTTCCTTCATAAGTTGCAAAACCACCCTTAACTTCTTCAATTATACGAGTATCTAGCGGGTCTCTTTTAGGTAATCTTGCACCAGCTTCCTGCAACACGAGTCCATAAGCCTTTTCCGCAGATTGTTCTTTTATGGGCATGGCATCCCAAGGTGCATCGATTTTAACACTATCTAAAACAATATCGGTTTGTACACCGCCATTCCAGTTATCGGCTGAAACCATTTCATTTCCTTCTACCATATTCTTTGCAACATACCATTTACCAAAATCATCAATTTTATTCCTAAAACCTGGATTGGCAATTCTATAAGAGACTTCACCCGGTTTTGTAGCAGGCCCCGGTTTGTAATAGTTGGCTACAATATTGAAGGTTGAGAAATTGAATTTTTCATTGCCCTTTTGGTGTGCCTCTCCACCATATAAACTTTGATACCCCCAATTATAGATTACATTATTTCTGTAGTCGGTATATCCAGAACCTGATGCCATTCGAGGATTACGACTGGAATGGTGGGCCAATAAATTGTGATGATATGTTCCATAATTAGAACCCCAGATGCCTCCAAAACCATGAGCGCCCTTTTCGTGATTAGAGCCGCTTAAACTTTCGGAAATAAGGCACCACTGCACTGTAATGTTACTACAATGGTAAATAGACATGCATTCGTCAATACTCCAGCTTGCTGAAACATGGTCTAAAATAATGTTGTTAACATATCTTGAAGATACCGCATCGTAATCTTTACCAGACACATCGCCCGGCCTTATCCTAATATAACGAATAATTACCTCATCGGCATCGATGCTTAAAGGGTGGTTTTTAAAACAAATACCGTCGCCCGGTGCGGTTTGACCAGCAATGGTAATGTAAGGGTTTTTAATCCGGATTGGGCTTTCCAACTCTATATTCCCAGACACCCTAAAAACAACTGTACGTGGCCCTTCTGCCTCAACAGCCGATCTTAAACTTCCTTTACCATTGTCATTTAAATTAGTGACTTCATAAACATCACCACCTCTTCCACCTTTGGTATATTTACCATAGCCTTCTGCCGATGGAAAAGCCAATTGCCCCTTTTGCCTAACATCAGCCAAAGCAATATCGTCATAATCTGCTTTTTGACTTTTCTTATTTGAATGACACGCTACCATTACCATTAAAAGCATCACATTGAAAATTAGTTTTTTCACCTTTTGTTTGTTTAGATTCAATTATTCTTTTGGCCATTCACTTTTTAAAAGAAAATGAAACGTACTATTACGCGAATTACTTTTTGTTGGTTTTATTTCTATTTTATCGTTTTGTATGAGACGAATAATTTCGGCCCCCGCATAAAGTACCGGACCATAACCATGGGTAGCGTAAACACTTCTTCCACGATGATAATAATAGGTGTTATCGTGGGCAAATGTAGTGCCTTCGCAAGTACCGTCAACGGCGCCATTATCTAAAACCCTTGTCTGAGTAGCATTCCAACCAGTTAAAGCTATTGGACCGTAAACATAATTAATCCAACCTTCGTTAATCCCTTTGGCTATAGCAAACGTAAACATGGCCGTGCATGAGGTTTCTAAATAGGTGTCGGTTTTATCCAATAAATTATGCCAAAAGCCCGTTCCATCTTGGAGATTGGCTAAACTACGAACCATAGAACGGTACAAGTGTAACACTTTTTCGCGTCCTTTATACCCTTCAGGCAATACACTTAAAACTTCTGCCATAGACATTAACACCCATCCATTGGCGCGCCCCCAATAAAATCGAGGGTCGTAATCTCCCGAAGTAACATTCCATCCGTGGTCGAAAATTTCTTCTTTTTCAATATACAGATAACTTGCCATTTGAAGCACCTGCTTTACCGCATCGTCAAAATATTTGTGGTCTCCAGTAAGCACACCCATGTTAACTAAAAACGGGACACTCATATACATATCGTCTGCCCAAACCGACTGATATTGCGGCCTGTTTCGAGCCAAAGTACCGTCATCCAAACGGTATTGATTGTTTGAAATATGATCTGCCGTACGGTAGATTAAAGGCAAGTATTTGTTGTTTTTATGTTTTAAATAGGTTTTTATCATGGCCGCAGAAATAGACCCACAGTCATCCAATGCATGGAAATTTAAAATTCTACCCCACCCTCCAATTTTTTCTTTATGAATCTTGCCCTTATTTTCCTTAAAATACGGTAAATTATCAACTACATAGTCATAAAACTTTATATTGTTACTGAAGAACGCATCGTCGTCAAGTACATTATCAATATACTCAAAAGCCGAAAGCACCACACCATGCGTATAAGACCACTCACTAGACAATCCTTTTGACGGTACAGCATTAATATTGAACGATTTAAAATCGGTTATTTGATTTCCAGTTTTGGAGTTGATTATAGTTTGATTACTAGATTGTTCATAATACGCTCTTATCTTGTTCAGCACTTCCTTCACAATCTCAACACTCGGCATGGTATACGGAATTTCATATTCAGGAATTCTACCACTTAATTTTTGCTGTGCACAAATTGTTGTGGTAAAAACAATAATTAACACAAGGTTTATTACGAAATGTCTTTTCATCTTTAATTTATTTAAATTTTTGACTATTTAGTTTTCAAAAGAGCAGTAATTACTTTAATTGTTAAGCCATTTCCAGCGTTTTGCCCAATCCATTAAAAAGGCTTCACGATGTTTCGAAATGGTTTTCGCCCCTTGCTGGTCTTTTAAAAATAAATCATCGTCTGGGCGGTCACCATACCAGTTTTCACCCAAAACATAATCGTCCTTATCTTTTTTACCCGGCCATGGTTTGATGCTTACATATTGTCCAGTATGGCCATCCAATTCAGGGATGGTACTCGAGGTTTTATAATTGGCTGTTTCTGGTTTTTTGGATGAATATCTGGTGGCGTAAACACCGTTGCCCAAATAATACCCAGGCCAAATTTGGTTTGAAATTTCCATTGTAAAGCATACAGAATCCTGAGGAATATCCAATTCTGGCCCTTTAAAACGCCATTCTTGAATGCCGTACGCTTTTACGGTATCAGCAATCGTACTTTTACCTTCAAAAATGGTACGCGAACTGTGGTTGATTTTAACAAATTCACCACCCCAACTTTCGGTAGTCGGATCATCGGGATTCCCACTCATAACATAGGCCAATGACGGTGTATCACCCATTTTAATACGCCCTTCGTAGTAATTCATAAAATCGGTGCCCATGTTGCCCACATTTTTAATATGGTTTTCAAAAAAGGCATTGGCCTTTAAGTGTTCTGGAGATTCCGAATCCATAAACCAGCCCCGATACGTGGCGTTATTTTCAATCATCCAAAGGTTCGGATGATTTTCGGCAATGTAGGCATACGCATTGGCTCCCCACTTTTTATTCGGACCGCCAATCCAGTACACCCTTATTTTATCTTCAATTTCAGGAGCATCGTGCAGTGCTTGGGCCACATCTTCAATACCGCCCCAAACCAGCACCCATAGCGGTTGGTCGCTTTGCTTTTTCGCGCAGTTAATTATCCAATCCGATCCTTCGGAAGATTCACGATACCCTTTATACGGTGCCTCTTTAGTGGCGCCTTGTTTGGTTACAGCCCTTAAGTCATCTGGATTGGGCAAATCTGGAGCATGTGCTCTTAACTTCGGAAAATCTTTTTCATAAAGATTAATCATTTCAAAAATATTATTAGTAGTGCCCGTTTGGAAAGAAGTGGACACCAATCCCTCAATTTGAAATTCGTTAGCGTACATCAATAGATGAATCATCGACTGATTGTCGTCAGCGTCCGTACCCCCAATATCGGTACTAATTAAAATTCGAGGTTGAGCTTTTTTAGGTTGAGTTTCCCCACAACCATACAGCATTCCGAAGAAAATCAAAACCACAATCCGAAAAGATTGTTGCTTAATAAAATTATTCATTTTGTTTAGTTTATTGGTATCGGAAAGCAAATCAAACACTTACACAAACACAAATAAATAAAAATAAATGAAAACAAACGAAAAATTAATACTTTTTATTCTGATGTGTTTTTCTCGCGTTGCTTCCGCCAATAATTCGCCAATACAGACCCAGAAATGTTCATCCACGGGCTAAACACCGCAGCAGCCAAGCCTAAAGTAGCCAATTTACCCATAGCTCCTGCCAGTCCTGAAGCCATTCCACCGTTTTGCAAACCTACTTCAAAAGCTATGGTTTGGCTTTGTTTTTTATCCAAACCACCGGCACGACTTATCCAATACCCAAAGATATAACCAGCAGAATTATGAAGTATAGCTGCAAAAAATAGTAAAACACCTATTTCGATTAAATTATCCCGGCCTGCCGCCGTAGTGACCAAAGTAAAATAAACAATACCAAACATAGAGAACAACGGCATAAAATCGTCAACCTTGGGTAGCTCTTTGTATAAATAATGATAAAGAACCCCTACTACAAAAGCAGCGCATAGAAAGTTTAAAATTTCGATGCCTGCATTGGCTTCTCCAATAATATTGGCGCCAAAGAATATCATAAACAACAACCATAAGCCACAAAGAATGGAAATCGTTTTTATAGTATTTTGAATCTTATGTCCATAGATTTTCAAGGCATCATGAATCATAGCGGCCGTTAATGGCACCAAAACGATTTTTACTATATTCATCATCATGCTGAAAAAATCAATTTCAATGAAGGTTCCAGCGAACATTTTCATCAAAAATGTCGTCATAAGTGGTGCCGTTAACGTTGAAATGGCCGTAACCGTAACCGATAAAACCAAATCACCTTTAGCAATATAGGTCATTACGTTAGAAGCCAATCCGCTACTGCACGAACCAATAAGCACAATTCCTGCAGCTATTTCTGGTTCAAAACTAAATACTTTTGCTATTATAAAACCAACGATGGGCATAATGGTAAACTGACAAAGCAAGCCTACCAAAACACCTCGGCCTGACTTTTTAATGCCCACAAAATCTTTAATGCTCATTTGGGTGCCCATTCCAAACATTACTAATTGAATAATTATTAAAATGAGCCATTTATTACGCAAATCGATGCCACCAATATTTAAAAAAGTATTGGGATAGACCAGTCCTGCCGCTACAGCAGTAACAATCCAAAACGTATATTGGTAACCAGAAAGCGATTTTAAAGCACCTACACCTACAGAAAGACAAGACAAGCCTAAAACCAATCCCAGTTTACTGAGCCAAACGACGTCCAAAAGCCATCCAATACAAGAAGTGAAAATTAAAAGAATAGCAAAATAGAAGACGTATTTACGCATAGTTTTTAGTTTAGTTGGTTTGGTTTTATTGAGACGAATTGGTCTAAAAAGTAACAAATAAACGTCATTGCGAGAAATTTTATTTCTAAGCAATCACATAATCAGAATCTTGATTTTTAAAGATTCCTTCACGCTGTTCGGAATGACGTTTTTTTAAACAGGCATTAAAAATAATCTTCCGACAGTTTTTTCATGGCAATGGCTGGACTGGCCAAAATAGGCACGACTTTTTCATCGTCACTTAATCCATCAACTACACGAGACATCGAGGCTTGCGCCAAAACAATCACATCGACCTCTTTCATTAATTCTTTTAAAGCAGAAGCTACCATCTCATCATGCTTTGCACCGTCTCCGCTCATTAACGCTTCAAAGGCACCATCACATAATTTAGAGGTAATGTTAACGTTTTTTCCAGCCAATTCCGCTCTGCGCTTTACCAAATCGGTGGTCGGCTCTAAAGTGGTTGGCAATGTTGCTATCACTCCTATTTTATTACTGGTTTTTACGGCTTCATCAGCCATCGCTTGATCCACGCGAATTACAGGTACCGTACTCAAAGTAGCTGCTGTTTCAATGGCAACGCCAATAGACGAACAGGTTACCAAAATAACATCGGCACCGGCGTCTTCGGCCGCTTGCACGTGCTGAACCACACGTGCTGCTGTATTGGGCTTTAATTCGCCTTTTTTAATAACATCTTTAATCAAACTGTCGTCAACAATATTGAATGTGTCGACGTTTTTTAAATAGTCGTTAGTTAGTTGCTGAAACAAAGGCACTAATGTTGCCGATGTATGCACAAATCCTAATGTTTTTCCCTTCATAATTTTTCTCCTTTTAATACTTTTATAAAATAATCTTTTGTTCCTACTTGACCGCCCTTAAAGTTAAGCTCGAGTCCGTTTACCAAATCGTCATCCGAAATGGCTTTACAAAGCGGGGCACCTGGTGCCAATGGCGCTATCATTTGCAATGCTGAAATATTTAATTCTGAAGCTGCATAGCTCGATGTATCGCCTCCAGCAAACAAAATGCGTTTTAAAGAAACCTTCTTTAAAACCTGCTTGGTGATTTGCCCTAAAACAAAACCATAGTTAGAACTACAAGCATTTTGAATGTCTTCGGAAGGCACATTTTGTACTTTAAAAATATGTTCCGTTTCTAAAATTCTTGGATCATCAGGACCTTTGCTGGTATGTAAAACCACACTTTTACCATTTTTGACATGCGTCTCTATTCTGTCTACCGTCTCATTTATAATTTTATTTTGAACGGAAGTACTCACGGCACTACTTCTCAAAGCAATTTCTTCAAAACCAGAATCCACCGCAAATTCAATTTGCCCTTGAGTGACTGGCGAACAACTGCCCGAAAGCACTAAAATAGGCCCATTCTCTCCACGGTTGTCAAATTGTTTTTCTCCATCAATAACACCTTCCTTTTTCCATGCCAACCCAAGTGCCATGGCTATTCCGGAAGACCCCACCGAAAACAAGGGCTTCTCGTTTGCATATGCATTAAAAACATGACCAATGGTTTCTAAATGTGATGTATTCAAACCATCAAAAAATAAGATTTCTGAATCGTTATTATTAACTTTAGAAATCACTTGCATTTTCCCTTCTTCAATTTTTGTTACGTTAACCAAACTTATCGATTTTGAAGTTTGCTTGGCCAAATGCAATCTTAAATCACCTTCCAAAGCTGGTGTAACGGGATGTTTACTCATGGAGGGATGGCGATCTATTCTATAGATTTCACCATCGCCCGACGTTCCCATTTTAGCAAACAAATTGCCAAAAACACAATAGCGCCCTAAATGCGGTGCTGACGGCGATACAAAAACTGTTTTTTGCTCAAACACGTCACTACCTATTTCTATGGCTTTTCCCATATTGCCCACGTGTGGTGCAGAATCAAAAGTGGAACACACTTTATAGTGAACATGCTTTGGGCCGAAATCTTTCAAAGTCTTAAAAACAGGAAACAACTCGTTTTTCATCGCTTTTGGTGACATAGAACGACTTTTGCCTGCCACTCCTACCGCTTGGATATCAGGAAACTTATCTAAATCTTTAGAAGACGGTTTCTTTAAAAACAAAACAGTGTTTATTCCGGCTAAAGTCAAAAATTCCAAAGCATCCGTAGAGCCCGTAAAGTCGTCACCATAATAGGCTAATAATAAGTCGTTATTGTTTGCCATTATTTAGAAAATTTCTTTACCGAAGCAGCAAATTCTTCATGTTTTTTTGCGGTTTCCTCTAGAGACAAACCGTCCACTGCGCCTTTCCAAGCTTGTTGCAAGGCCGTTACTCCTGCTTTTGGCCCCATAGGATGCGCTAAAATGCCGCCACCCGCCATATAGAGCAAATCGGTAGTTTGTGTTCGTCTGTAAGTTTCAAATGCTTGTCCACCCCACTGACCAGAAGATACCACTGGCAAAATTTTATCATCGCCAAACATCGGCATTAAACATGATTTTATGGAGGTTACTACCGAATCGTCCGATTCCCAAAATTTATTTTGAATACCATTAACGTGCAGTTGATCTACCCCTGCCAATCGCTGAATTTTTTGGTAAGCTGGAAACTCAATTCCCAACAATGGGTGCCTGTTCAACATACCCCAACCATTACGGTGTCCGTGGATGGCGAGTTCACCTCTATCGCATATTTTTTTTGTTCCTGCCAAGCCTACACTATTGATACTTATCATGGCGCAACTACCGCCTTCCTTTACAACCGTATCATAGTTACGTTGCATTTGGTCGATTTCATCTGATATATTGAAGGCATACATCACCTTTCTTCCTGTTTTCTGCTCACTATCACAAATCACTTTCATGATAGCTTTTACACGCTCCTCAAAAGGTGAATTGGCCGCCGAGCCCATCAACTCATCATCCTTTATAAAATCAATACCGGCTTCAATAAGCGAACCTACCAATTTGGCTGTTTCAGCGACCGACATACCAATGCTGGGTTTGATAATCGTTCCGATCATCGGTCTATCGCCAACACCACAGGATGCTTTTGACCCTTTTATTCCATATTTTGGCCCCGAATAATGTTTTTTAAACGAATCTGGCACGTCTAAATCCATTAATTTTAATCCTGTAAACTGACTGATTTCATACAAATTACCCTGTAAGGTACTTACCATAACAGGCAGATTGTAACCAAAATTTTCAATCGACCAGCTCACCTTAACTTTAGCCCGTTGGTATTTTTTCCCTAGGATACTATTTCCGGGGATGGAAGGATTATCGGCTACATCAAGCAATTGTAAATCCTCCACACGCGCCGCAAAACGTTGCTTTAATTCTTCCGTTTCACCTGGAACGGAAACAAAGGTGCCCGACGATTGTTCGCCGGCCAAAACCGCTGCTGCATGTTCTACATCGTACGGTGTTTCAATATAATATTCTGCAAAAATTCTTTCCATTACTTTTAATTCATTGTTACTTCAATGGTTTCTGACGGCAACCCTTCGGATGACGCTACCAATTTAATATTTTCTGCCTTTCCGTTAGATTGTATGATTACTAAGCATTTTCCATTATAAGCTTTTCTGTAATTGGTTTTGAAAGGCTCTAAACTGGCTTGGTAACCATTATCGACACCTACAATTTTTCCGCCACCAGAAATCTCAAAGTTAACAAGGTTATCTGCTTTTGGCACTAAATTTCCGACATCATCCAATACGTTTACGGTTATATAAACCAAATCGTAGTTGTCGTTTTTAATGCTCTCCTTATGCGCTTTCATTTCTAATTTTGAAGCTGCTCCTGCGGTATGGATTTCCTTTTCCAAAACCACGTTACCGTTTTTTCTAGAAATAGCCTTTAGCTTTCCTGCTTCAAAAGGTAAACGCCACATCACGTGCAAATCGTCGTTTTCTTTTGATTTTGTCCCTAAAGATTTACCGTTTAAAAATAATTCCACCTCATCGGCATTATTGTAATAAGCCCAAACATCAACTTCCTGACCTTGTTTCCAGTTCCAATGTGGAAAAATATGCAGCACATCCTTATCACTCCATTCACTTTGGTACATGAAATACACATCTTTCGGGAAACCAGCCAAATCGACAATTCCAAAATAGGAACTGCGCGCCGGATACGGATACGGAATAGGCTCGCCAATATAATCGAAACCTGTCCAAATAAAAGTTCCTGCCATATAATCCAGTTCTTTAACCGTTTTCCAACTTTCTTCGTGGGTAGCACCCCAATAAGCCGACACTTGGTCGTAGGCTGAAACGGTTAAATCGTCATTGCCATCAAACGGTTCGTTGTGGGCTGGTGGCCAACGTTTAATTTCTGTGGAAGGCAAATCGTAATGGCCACGGGTTTCTAGCGCAGAAACACTTTCTGAAGCCAATATTTTTTCACCTTTAAACTTTTCGGGAAAATCGTAATAATCTTTGTGTTTGTAATTGAAGCCCAACAAATCCAACGCACCGGATTGGTAAATAAAGTTTTTCTCCACCACATTTTCGGTCAGTGCGCAAGTTACGGGTCTGGTTTTGTCCAAATCTTTTACAATGTTTACCAATTTTTTGGTCAGGGCAATTCCTGTACTGTCAAACTGTTCGCGGATTTCGTTACCAATGCTCCACATCATTACCGACGGATAATTTCTGTCGCGCTTCACAAAATCCTTCAAATCCTGCTCATGCCAATCATCCCAATACATATTGTAATCGGCTTTTACCTTTTTCTTTTTCCAAACATCAAACGCTTCCACCTGAACGATAAAGCCCATTTCGTCGCACAATTCTAACAATTCCAAAGAGGAAGGGTTGTGCGACACGCGAATGGCATTAGCGCCCATATCCTTCATTATTTGAAGTTTCCGTTTAATA
This genomic stretch from Flavobacteriaceae bacterium GSB9 harbors:
- a CDS encoding transketolase, with amino-acid sequence MTDKELQLKSVFLRKSLLKYIYNAKAGHTGGSLSCVDTLNVLYNRVLNIDPNDFKNPDRDRYIQSKGHCVEALFVTLADRGFFPMSDLETLCQYQSHYIGHPTKKVNGVEQNTGALGHGLPICVGEAIAAKLDGKSHRVFTLLGDGELPEGSNWEAFLSAAHYKLDNLYAILDYNKQQITGDNSEVMNTDSVREKLEAFGWAVKEVDGHNLQELEAALNNGPLEEGKPNFIIAHTIKGKGVSYMERNIKWHHGVPSPEQYEKALSELNEVEASI
- a CDS encoding L-fucose/L-arabinose isomerase family protein yields the protein MPKEALSIGVIIGNRDFFPDSLVEKARTEIIEVFGKLNINPILLETTDTKLGGVETYKDSQKCAELFKKHSEELAGVLVLLPNFGDERGVADTLKLANLNVPVLIQAYPDELSKMNVANRRDSWCGKISVCNNLYQYGIKYSLTSQHVSFPSEEAFQKNLKDFLAVCRVVKGLKNIRIGAIGARPGAFNTVRFSEKILQRNGITVVTADLSEILGKAEKLSKDDASVKQHIESINAYAPKGKTPDAAMIQMAKLDVVLKEYVEEYQLDATAIQCWTSLQQNYGCNVCTSMSIMSENMLPSACEVDVTGTLSMYAMQLASGSPSALVDWNNNYANDPEKCVLFHCGNWAKSFLPDIEISNAPILGTSVGVENTYGALDGRTPAMPLTYGRISTDDPKGIIKAYFGEGELTDDPLNTFGNRAVAQIGDLQGLMNHVCRNGFEHHVVMNASKTGAILEEALGNYMGWEIYNHKG
- a CDS encoding DeoR/GlpR family DNA-binding transcription regulator translates to MALLPNKRREKIIELLNEDGSAKVVDLAKLFKVTEVTIRQDLEKLESKGLIIREHGGAFLKDIEDSVKNFSLVNQENLELKEAIALKCLDFIESGDTIILDSGSTTTEIAKKLKGYTNLTVITNALNIALMLGTEPGIDVIMTGGEFKPPTLSLTGQKAADFFEGLNVQKLFLATAGISLKSGLTYPSISDLVVKKAMIDAAEITYLVADSTKIGKTALASLGALSLIDYLITDFTIKVEDKNVFKRHEIEVVIA
- a CDS encoding pectate lyase, translated to MKKLIFNVMLLMVMVACHSNKKSQKADYDDIALADVRQKGQLAFPSAEGYGKYTKGGRGGDVYEVTNLNDNGKGSLRSAVEAEGPRTVVFRVSGNIELESPIRIKNPYITIAGQTAPGDGICFKNHPLSIDADEVIIRYIRIRPGDVSGKDYDAVSSRYVNNIILDHVSASWSIDECMSIYHCSNITVQWCLISESLSGSNHEKGAHGFGGIWGSNYGTYHHNLLAHHSSRNPRMASGSGYTDYRNNVIYNWGYQSLYGGEAHQKGNEKFNFSTFNIVANYYKPGPATKPGEVSYRIANPGFRNKIDDFGKWYVAKNMVEGNEMVSADNWNGGVQTDIVLDSVKIDAPWDAMPIKEQSAEKAYGLVLQEAGARLPKRDPLDTRIIEEVKGGFATYEGKGYKNIVEAVNTSEKTGIIDSQEDVGGWPELKSEPAPKDSDHDGMPDMWENKNGLDPNHAEDRNYTGKDGYTMLELYLNSVR
- a CDS encoding glycoside hydrolase family 88 protein gives rise to the protein MKRHFVINLVLIIVFTTTICAQQKLSGRIPEYEIPYTMPSVEIVKEVLNKIRAYYEQSSNQTIINSKTGNQITDFKSFNINAVPSKGLSSEWSYTHGVVLSAFEYIDNVLDDDAFFSNNIKFYDYVVDNLPYFKENKGKIHKEKIGGWGRILNFHALDDCGSISAAMIKTYLKHKNNKYLPLIYRTADHISNNQYRLDDGTLARNRPQYQSVWADDMYMSVPFLVNMGVLTGDHKYFDDAVKQVLQMASYLYIEKEEIFDHGWNVTSGDYDPRFYWGRANGWVLMSMAEVLSVLPEGYKGREKVLHLYRSMVRSLANLQDGTGFWHNLLDKTDTYLETSCTAMFTFAIAKGINEGWINYVYGPIALTGWNATQTRVLDNGAVDGTCEGTTFAHDNTYYYHRGRSVYATHGYGPVLYAGAEIIRLIQNDKIEIKPTKSNSRNSTFHFLLKSEWPKE
- a CDS encoding DUF1593 domain-containing protein, with product MNNFIKQQSFRIVVLIFFGMLYGCGETQPKKAQPRILISTDIGGTDADDNQSMIHLLMYANEFQIEGLVSTSFQTGTTNNIFEMINLYEKDFPKLRAHAPDLPNPDDLRAVTKQGATKEAPYKGYRESSEGSDWIINCAKKQSDQPLWVLVWGGIEDVAQALHDAPEIEDKIRVYWIGGPNKKWGANAYAYIAENHPNLWMIENNATYRGWFMDSESPEHLKANAFFENHIKNVGNMGTDFMNYYEGRIKMGDTPSLAYVMSGNPDDPTTESWGGEFVKINHSSRTIFEGKSTIADTVKAYGIQEWRFKGPELDIPQDSVCFTMEISNQIWPGYYLGNGVYATRYSSKKPETANYKTSSTIPELDGHTGQYVSIKPWPGKKDKDDYVLGENWYGDRPDDDLFLKDQQGAKTISKHREAFLMDWAKRWKWLNN